The following coding sequences lie in one Kitasatospora azatica KCTC 9699 genomic window:
- the paaE gene encoding 1,2-phenylacetyl-CoA epoxidase subunit PaaE produces MATRRAQFHPLRIAALDRLCDDAVAVTFEVPAPLVADFEFKAGQSLTLRQLADGADERRSYSICSPVGGPLRIAVREVPGGLFSGQLVRRAAVGDTVEVLPPGGAFTADLSVPARHVLLAAGSGITPMLSIAATVLAAHPESTVTLLYGNRRSDTVMFADELADLKDRYLDRFELLHVLSREARDAELLSGRLDTERVRALLTALVDVPAVGHWWLCGPFGMVAEARALLGSLGVAPERVHQELFHAEDEPIADRPAEQEPDEEGFAEVTVVLDGRRSTLRLPRERSVLDGAQHSRPDLPFACKGGVCGTCRALVTEGEVEMRRNFALEEKELAAGYVLTCQARPVSDRVTVDYDA; encoded by the coding sequence ATGGCGACCCGCCGCGCGCAGTTCCACCCCCTGCGGATCGCCGCCCTGGACCGGCTCTGCGACGACGCCGTGGCCGTCACCTTCGAGGTCCCGGCCCCACTGGTCGCCGACTTCGAGTTCAAGGCCGGCCAGAGCCTGACGCTGCGTCAGCTCGCGGACGGGGCCGACGAGCGGCGCTCCTACTCGATCTGCTCGCCGGTCGGCGGGCCGCTGCGGATCGCGGTGCGCGAGGTGCCGGGCGGGCTCTTCTCCGGGCAGCTGGTCCGCCGCGCCGCCGTCGGGGACACCGTCGAGGTGCTGCCGCCCGGGGGCGCGTTCACCGCCGACCTGAGCGTCCCGGCCCGGCACGTACTGCTCGCGGCCGGCTCCGGGATCACCCCGATGCTCTCGATCGCGGCCACCGTGCTGGCCGCCCACCCCGAGTCGACCGTGACCCTGCTCTACGGCAACCGGCGCAGCGACACGGTGATGTTCGCCGACGAGCTGGCCGACCTGAAGGACCGCTACCTCGACCGGTTCGAGCTGCTGCACGTGCTCTCCCGGGAGGCCAGGGACGCCGAGCTGCTCAGCGGCCGGCTGGACACCGAGCGGGTGCGCGCGCTGCTCACCGCCCTGGTGGACGTCCCGGCGGTGGGTCACTGGTGGCTCTGCGGGCCGTTCGGCATGGTGGCCGAGGCGCGGGCGCTGCTCGGCTCGCTCGGGGTGGCGCCGGAGCGGGTGCACCAGGAGCTGTTCCACGCCGAGGACGAGCCGATCGCGGACCGCCCGGCGGAGCAGGAGCCCGACGAGGAGGGCTTCGCCGAGGTCACCGTGGTGCTCGACGGGCGGCGCAGCACGCTGCGACTGCCGCGCGAGCGCAGTGTGCTGGACGGCGCCCAGCACTCCCGCCCGGACCTGCCGTTCGCCTGCAAGGGCGGGGTCTGCGGCACCTGCCGGGCGCTGGTGACCGAGGGCGAGGTGGAGATGCGGCGCAACTTCGCGCTGGAGGAGAAGGAGCTGGCGGCGGGTTATGTGCTGACCTGTCAGGCCCGCCCGGTCTCGGACCGGGTGACGGTGGACTACGACGCCTGA
- the paaD gene encoding 1,2-phenylacetyl-CoA epoxidase subunit PaaD, with protein sequence MVTTLAARHAAELAGAVPDPELPMLTLAELGVLAEVEQDGPTVTVWLTPTYSGCPAVAEMAADVRHRLERAGFTEVEVRLRLDPPWSTDLITPAGRAKLAAAGIAPPGPAGLLRLGRTRLAVHCPQCGSGDTEELSRFGSTACKALWRCRACREPFERMKEI encoded by the coding sequence ATGGTGACCACCCTGGCCGCCCGGCACGCCGCCGAGCTCGCCGGCGCCGTCCCCGACCCCGAGCTGCCGATGCTCACGCTCGCCGAGCTCGGCGTGCTGGCCGAGGTCGAGCAGGACGGGCCGACCGTCACGGTCTGGCTCACCCCGACCTACTCCGGCTGTCCGGCCGTCGCCGAGATGGCCGCCGACGTGCGGCACCGGCTGGAGCGGGCCGGCTTCACCGAGGTCGAGGTCCGGCTGCGGTTGGACCCGCCGTGGAGCACCGACCTGATCACCCCGGCGGGCCGCGCCAAGCTGGCCGCCGCCGGCATCGCCCCGCCCGGCCCGGCCGGGCTGCTCCGGCTCGGCCGCACCCGGCTGGCCGTGCACTGCCCGCAGTGCGGCTCCGGCGACACCGAGGAGCTGTCCCGGTTCGGCTCCACCGCCTGCAAGGCGCTCTGGCGCTGCCGGGCCTGCCGGGAGCCGTTCGAACGCATGAAGGAGATCTGA
- the paaC gene encoding 1,2-phenylacetyl-CoA epoxidase subunit PaaC gives MTDDHVYLTLAEGDHEAEARWAYGTGFADPLLGVDTALAPGVDGADLSLYCQLLGDDALILAQRLIEWCTRAPELEEEVALANLGLDLLGQARLLLTRAGQADGSGRTEDDFAYWRAEHEFHNVRLVETENGDFAYSIARLLLFATARRALYELLADRAPDAVVRSVAARGVKELAYHQEYATAWLLRLGDGTPYSAQRMQAGLDAVWPLLDELFTAHEVELRLGLDPAQLRPAVLASLTEAIERATLTVPAGRALARVGGRAGREGVHTEALGRLLAELQCVAREHPGATW, from the coding sequence ATGACGGACGATCACGTCTACCTCACCCTCGCCGAGGGTGACCACGAGGCCGAGGCCCGCTGGGCCTACGGCACCGGCTTCGCCGACCCGCTGCTCGGCGTCGACACCGCGCTCGCACCCGGCGTCGACGGGGCCGACCTCTCGCTCTACTGCCAACTGCTCGGCGACGACGCCCTGATCCTGGCCCAGCGCCTGATCGAGTGGTGCACCCGGGCGCCCGAGCTGGAGGAGGAGGTGGCGCTGGCCAACCTCGGCCTCGACCTGCTCGGCCAGGCCCGGCTGCTGCTCACCCGGGCCGGCCAGGCCGACGGCAGCGGCCGCACCGAGGACGACTTCGCCTACTGGCGGGCCGAGCACGAGTTCCACAACGTCCGCCTGGTCGAGACCGAGAACGGCGACTTCGCCTACTCGATCGCCCGGCTGCTGCTCTTCGCCACCGCCCGCCGGGCGCTCTACGAGCTGCTCGCCGACCGGGCCCCGGACGCCGTGGTGCGCTCGGTGGCCGCCCGCGGCGTCAAGGAACTCGCCTACCACCAGGAGTACGCCACCGCCTGGCTGCTGCGCCTGGGCGACGGCACGCCGTACTCGGCGCAGCGGATGCAGGCCGGCCTGGACGCCGTCTGGCCGCTGCTCGACGAGCTGTTCACCGCGCACGAGGTGGAGCTGCGCCTCGGCCTGGACCCGGCCCAGCTGCGCCCCGCCGTGCTGGCCTCGCTGACCGAGGCGATCGAGCGGGCCACCCTGACCGTCCCCGCCGGCCGGGCGCTGGCCCGGGTCGGCGGCCGGGCCGGGCGCGAGGGCGTGCACACCGAGGCGCTCGGCCGGCTGCTCGCCGAACTGCAGTGCGTGGCCCGCGAACACCCGGGGGCGACATGGTGA
- the paaB gene encoding 1,2-phenylacetyl-CoA epoxidase subunit PaaB, protein MPDQSWPLYEVFVRPRRGLNHVHVGSLHAPDDRMALLAARDLYTRRNEGVSLWVVPSTAITAAAPDERDPFFEPSGDKVYRHPTFYDIPEDVPHI, encoded by the coding sequence ATGCCTGACCAGTCCTGGCCGCTCTACGAGGTCTTCGTCCGCCCCCGGCGCGGCCTCAACCACGTGCACGTCGGCTCGCTGCACGCCCCCGACGACCGGATGGCGCTGCTCGCCGCCCGGGACCTGTACACCCGGCGCAACGAGGGCGTCAGCCTCTGGGTGGTCCCGTCCACCGCGATCACCGCCGCCGCCCCCGACGAGCGCGACCCGTTCTTCGAGCCCAGCGGCGACAAGGTCTACCGCCACCCCACCTTCTACGACATTCCCGAGGATGTCCCGCACATCTGA
- the paaA gene encoding 1,2-phenylacetyl-CoA epoxidase subunit PaaA: MVPVQTAEPSDPAQSAELAERFEAVIAAEQRIEPRDWMPEAYRATLIRQIAQHAHSEIIGMQPEGNWLTRAPSLRRKAILLAKAQDEAGHGLYLYAAAETLGVDRAELTEKLISGRQKYSSIFNYPTLNFADVGVIGWLVDGAAICNQVPLCRCSYGPYARAMVRVCKEESFHQRQGYELLMTLMRGTEAQRAMVQDAVDRWWWPSLMMFGPPDGDSPNTAQSMAWRIKRHTNDELRRRFVDMTVPQAEHLGVTLPDPELSWNEERGSWDFGEPDWSELMRVIKGDGPCNTQRIEVRRTAHEEGAWVREAAVAYAQKENERNA, encoded by the coding sequence ATGGTGCCAGTGCAGACGGCGGAGCCTTCGGATCCGGCGCAGAGCGCCGAACTCGCCGAGCGCTTCGAGGCGGTGATCGCCGCCGAGCAGCGGATCGAGCCGCGGGACTGGATGCCGGAGGCCTACCGGGCCACCCTGATCCGCCAGATCGCCCAGCACGCGCACTCCGAGATCATCGGCATGCAGCCCGAGGGCAACTGGCTCACCCGGGCCCCCTCGCTGCGCCGCAAGGCGATCCTGCTGGCCAAGGCCCAGGACGAGGCCGGCCACGGGCTCTACCTCTACGCCGCGGCCGAGACCCTCGGGGTGGACCGGGCGGAGCTGACCGAGAAGCTGATCAGCGGCCGGCAGAAGTACTCCTCGATCTTCAACTACCCCACCCTGAACTTCGCCGACGTCGGCGTGATCGGCTGGCTGGTGGACGGCGCGGCGATCTGCAACCAGGTCCCGCTCTGCCGCTGCAGCTACGGTCCGTACGCCCGGGCCATGGTGCGGGTCTGCAAGGAGGAGTCCTTCCACCAGCGGCAGGGCTACGAGCTGCTGATGACCCTGATGCGCGGCACCGAGGCGCAGCGGGCGATGGTGCAGGACGCGGTGGACCGCTGGTGGTGGCCGTCGCTGATGATGTTCGGCCCGCCGGACGGCGACTCGCCGAACACCGCCCAGTCGATGGCCTGGCGGATCAAGCGGCACACCAATGACGAGCTGCGGCGGCGATTTGTCGACATGACGGTCCCGCAGGCCGAACACCTCGGCGTCACCCTGCCCGACCCGGAGCTCAGCTGGAACGAGGAGCGCGGCAGCTGGGACTTCGGCGAGCCCGACTGGTCCGAGCTGATGCGGGTGATCAAGGGCGACGGACCCTGCAACACCCAGCGGATCGAGGTCCGCCGGACCGCCCACGAGGAGGGCGCCTGGGTCCGCGAGGCCGCGGTGGCGTACGCGCAGAAGGAGAACGAACGCAATGCCTGA
- a CDS encoding M20 family metallopeptidase, producing MSPHATPSAPAATGSGAQQSTPQNAQQNAQQGAQPTTADPAPGATPGVEALPGLPSTLTARARTLSGAVRRRCTELAEIESPSGDAERLNRLAEELMAGYRATGAEARRVAGAAGDHLLLQWPGQDESLPHLLFVGHHDTVWPAGTLADWPVTEHDGVLSGPGVLDMKAGLALLEGAFALLADLGLRPHRTVRVVVTADEEVGSPDGRRVVERQLPGAAAVLGLEPPHEDGRLKTARRGSTRVRLMVTGHEAHAGSHPEDGTSAVDELVDQLVAVRDQLGHQPGTELNTGRIRGGTRANVVAGQAEAELGLRFSTPEAQASTLDTLAHLTALRPGALVRTEVLSSRPAWVERSGNNLLLRHVRSLAAALGLQLDGAPAGGAGDTNLAGARGLPTLDGLGALGAGAHARDERIKLDQLAPRIALLAGLLAVPLPRLRSRPGAAPEPLRGRGQ from the coding sequence ATGAGTCCGCACGCCACCCCGTCGGCGCCCGCCGCGACCGGCTCCGGCGCCCAGCAGAGCACCCCGCAGAACGCCCAGCAGAACGCCCAGCAGGGCGCCCAGCCCACCACCGCCGACCCCGCCCCAGGTGCCACCCCGGGCGTCGAGGCGCTGCCCGGCCTGCCGAGCACCCTCACGGCCCGGGCCCGGACGCTCTCCGGCGCGGTCCGCCGCCGCTGTACCGAGCTGGCCGAGATCGAGTCCCCGAGCGGCGACGCCGAGCGGCTCAACCGGCTGGCCGAGGAGCTGATGGCCGGGTACCGGGCGACCGGCGCCGAGGCCCGTCGGGTGGCGGGCGCGGCCGGCGACCACCTCCTGCTGCAGTGGCCAGGACAGGACGAGAGCCTTCCGCACCTGCTCTTCGTCGGCCACCACGACACCGTCTGGCCGGCCGGGACCCTGGCCGACTGGCCGGTGACCGAGCACGACGGTGTGCTCAGCGGCCCTGGCGTGCTCGACATGAAGGCCGGTCTGGCCCTTCTCGAAGGCGCCTTCGCCCTCCTCGCCGACCTGGGGTTGCGACCGCACCGCACGGTGCGGGTGGTGGTGACCGCGGACGAGGAGGTCGGCAGCCCGGACGGCCGCCGCGTGGTGGAGCGCCAGCTCCCCGGCGCCGCCGCCGTCCTGGGCCTGGAACCGCCGCACGAGGACGGCCGCCTGAAGACCGCCCGCCGCGGCTCCACCCGGGTGCGGCTGATGGTGACCGGCCATGAGGCGCACGCCGGCAGTCACCCCGAGGACGGCACCTCGGCCGTGGACGAGCTGGTGGACCAGCTGGTCGCGGTCCGGGACCAGCTGGGCCACCAGCCGGGCACCGAGCTCAACACCGGCCGGATCCGTGGCGGGACCCGGGCGAACGTGGTGGCCGGGCAGGCGGAGGCCGAGCTCGGGCTGCGCTTCTCGACGCCGGAGGCGCAGGCCAGCACGTTGGACACGCTGGCCCACCTGACCGCGCTGCGCCCGGGAGCGCTGGTCCGCACCGAGGTGCTGTCCAGCCGGCCGGCCTGGGTCGAGCGGTCCGGCAACAACCTGCTGCTGCGGCACGTCCGCTCGCTGGCCGCCGCGCTCGGGCTGCAGCTGGACGGCGCGCCGGCCGGCGGGGCCGGGGACACCAACCTGGCCGGAGCCCGCGGCCTGCCGACCCTGGACGGCCTCGGCGCGCTCGGCGCGGGGGCGCACGCCAGGGACGAGCGGATCAAGCTGGACCAGCTGGCGCCGCGGATCGCCCTGCTGGCCGGGCTGCTCGCGGTGCCGCTGCCGCGGTTGCGCAGCCGTCCTGGGGCGGCGCCCGAACCGCTGCGCGGTCGTGGCCAGTAG
- a CDS encoding GNAT family N-acetyltransferase — MTVIVRDNPSADQFEAEIDGEPAGFATYLRSEDLVVYPHTVVESRFEGRGVGSALARAALDDARKRGLAVLATCQFIHGWMERHPEYQDLAYQNRSRVSD; from the coding sequence ATGACCGTGATCGTGCGTGACAACCCGTCGGCGGACCAGTTCGAGGCCGAGATCGACGGCGAGCCCGCCGGCTTCGCGACCTACCTGCGCAGCGAGGACCTGGTGGTCTACCCGCACACCGTGGTGGAGTCGCGGTTCGAGGGCCGGGGGGTCGGCAGTGCGCTGGCCCGGGCCGCGCTGGACGACGCCCGCAAGCGCGGGCTCGCGGTGCTGGCGACCTGCCAGTTCATCCACGGCTGGATGGAGCGCCACCCCGAGTACCAGGACCTGGCCTACCAGAACCGGAGCCGGGTCAGCGACTGA
- a CDS encoding RICIN domain-containing protein gives MRTTPRATTLRALLAPLALCLALLGIPTPATASPTAATSAAATAATTNLTVDGTSPGRTFDGVGAISGGGGNSRLLLDYPEPQRSQILDYLFKPGYGAALQILKVEIGGDTNSTDGAESSIEHTRGTVDCNAGYEFWLAEQAKARNPAIKLYALSWGAPGWVGNGNFWSQDMVDYLMSWLGCAQQHGLAIDYLGGWNERGYNAAWYENLHATLAAKGYTGTKVVGADDNWSIATAMRSDSALNNAVDIVGTHYPCGYMSAMTKCSSTADAVATGKQLWASENGSEDADTGAAPMARAINRGYLDGKMTAFINWPVVAALYPNLGFNTMGLVTANQPWSGAYTVGRSTWATAQTTQFTAPGWKYLDTASGYLAGNRANGSYVSYAAPDRSAWSTVFETMDATAAQTVTLRTANLPGGTLHVWSTDFSSNAASAHLVPGSDLTATGGSYQLTLQPGHIYTVTSTTGQGAGAAAAPQRGLLALPYSDSLAGTATGQEARYFSAMNGAFETVPCAGGRAGRCLRQQAPTTPIRWTNEPADQPYATMGDLSWSDYTVGVDALLEKSGTAELLGRVGTQGRNNNGLNAYNLRVGDNGAWTILKSDTTWSFTTLASGTVPAPGLNSWHHLALTFQGGSITAKLDGTTLATVSDSSYAAGQIALGTGGYYPAQFSNLTITPGPATPLDGSYQLVNANSGQVLDAANQGTIDGTPVIQWTSNSGSNQQWRLAATGTGYYTITGVASGKALDVPNATAVPGTQLQLWTANGGANQQWLVVPAGGGRYTLEARSDGDLLDIEGGSLNTGAHAIQWPANGGANQRWQLVKVG, from the coding sequence ATGCGCACCACTCCTCGTGCCACCACCCTTCGTGCTCTCCTCGCTCCGCTCGCCCTCTGCCTGGCTCTGCTCGGCATCCCCACCCCCGCCACGGCGAGCCCCACCGCAGCCACTTCCGCCGCCGCTACCGCTGCCACCACCAACCTCACCGTCGACGGCACCTCCCCCGGCCGCACCTTCGACGGCGTCGGCGCGATCAGCGGCGGTGGTGGCAACTCCCGCCTGCTGCTCGACTATCCCGAGCCCCAGCGCAGCCAGATCCTGGACTACCTGTTCAAGCCCGGCTACGGCGCCGCCCTGCAGATCCTCAAGGTGGAGATCGGCGGCGACACCAACTCCACCGACGGCGCCGAGTCCTCCATCGAGCACACCCGCGGCACCGTCGACTGCAACGCCGGCTACGAGTTCTGGCTGGCCGAGCAGGCCAAGGCCCGCAACCCCGCGATCAAGCTGTACGCGCTCTCCTGGGGCGCCCCCGGTTGGGTCGGCAACGGCAACTTCTGGTCCCAGGACATGGTCGACTACCTGATGTCCTGGCTCGGCTGCGCCCAGCAGCACGGCCTGGCCATCGACTACCTCGGCGGCTGGAACGAGCGCGGCTACAACGCCGCCTGGTACGAGAACCTGCACGCCACCCTGGCCGCCAAGGGCTACACCGGCACCAAGGTGGTCGGCGCCGACGACAACTGGTCGATCGCCACCGCCATGCGCTCCGACAGCGCACTGAACAACGCCGTCGACATCGTCGGCACCCACTACCCGTGCGGCTACATGTCCGCGATGACCAAATGCTCCAGCACCGCCGACGCCGTCGCCACCGGCAAACAGCTGTGGGCCAGCGAGAACGGCTCCGAGGACGCCGACACCGGCGCAGCCCCGATGGCCCGCGCGATCAACCGCGGCTACCTCGACGGCAAGATGACCGCCTTCATCAACTGGCCGGTGGTCGCCGCCCTCTACCCCAACCTCGGCTTCAACACGATGGGCCTGGTGACCGCGAACCAGCCCTGGTCCGGCGCCTACACGGTCGGCCGCAGTACCTGGGCCACCGCCCAGACCACCCAGTTCACCGCCCCCGGCTGGAAGTACCTGGACACCGCCTCCGGCTACCTGGCCGGCAACCGCGCCAACGGAAGCTACGTCAGCTACGCCGCCCCCGACCGCTCCGCCTGGAGCACCGTCTTCGAGACCATGGACGCCACCGCCGCCCAGACGGTGACCCTCAGGACGGCGAACCTGCCCGGCGGCACCCTGCACGTCTGGTCCACCGACTTCTCGAGCAACGCCGCCAGCGCGCACCTGGTCCCCGGCTCGGACCTCACCGCCACCGGCGGGAGCTACCAGCTCACCCTGCAGCCGGGCCACATCTACACCGTGACCAGCACCACCGGCCAGGGCGCCGGCGCCGCAGCCGCCCCGCAGCGCGGCCTGCTCGCGCTGCCGTACAGCGACAGCCTGGCCGGCACCGCGACCGGCCAGGAGGCCCGCTACTTCAGCGCGATGAACGGCGCCTTCGAGACCGTGCCGTGCGCCGGCGGCCGTGCGGGCCGGTGCCTGCGCCAGCAGGCTCCGACCACCCCGATCCGGTGGACCAACGAGCCGGCCGACCAGCCCTACGCCACCATGGGCGACCTGAGCTGGAGCGACTACACGGTGGGCGTGGACGCACTCCTGGAGAAGTCCGGCACCGCCGAGCTGCTCGGCCGGGTCGGCACCCAGGGGCGCAACAACAACGGCCTGAACGCCTACAACCTGCGGGTCGGCGACAACGGCGCCTGGACCATCCTGAAGAGCGACACCACCTGGTCGTTCACCACGCTGGCCTCCGGCACCGTCCCGGCGCCCGGCCTGAACAGCTGGCACCACCTGGCGCTGACCTTCCAGGGCGGCAGCATCACCGCCAAGCTGGACGGCACCACCCTGGCCACCGTCAGCGACAGCAGCTACGCCGCCGGCCAGATCGCCCTCGGCACCGGCGGCTACTACCCGGCCCAGTTCAGCAACCTGACCATCACCCCCGGTCCGGCCACCCCGCTGGACGGCAGCTACCAGCTGGTCAACGCCAACAGCGGCCAGGTGCTGGACGCCGCCAACCAGGGCACCATCGACGGCACCCCGGTCATCCAATGGACGTCCAACAGCGGCAGCAACCAGCAGTGGCGGCTGGCCGCCACCGGTACCGGCTACTACACGATCACCGGCGTGGCCAGTGGCAAGGCGCTGGACGTCCCCAACGCCACGGCGGTCCCGGGCACCCAGCTCCAGCTCTGGACGGCCAACGGCGGCGCCAACCAGCAGTGGCTGGTGGTTCCGGCCGGCGGCGGGCGCTACACGCTGGAGGCCCGCTCGGACGGTGACCTGCTGGACATCGAGGGCGGGTCGCTGAACACCGGCGCCCACGCGATCCAGTGGCCGGCCAACGGCGGCGCCAACCAGCGCTGGCAGCTGGTCAAGGTCGGCTGA
- a CDS encoding aldo/keto reductase, whose protein sequence is MSAIATRQLGRTGPITSALGLGAMGMSDLYGPADEAESIATIHAALDAGLTLIDTGDFYGMGHNELLIHDALRGRDRESVQISVKFGAQRGPDGAWVGYDASPAATKTALAYTLRRLRTEYVDIYRPARLDPNVPIEETVGAIAELVKAGYVRHIGLSEVSAATLRRAAAVHPISDLQIEYSLISRSLEAEVLPTARELGIGITAYGVLSRGLLSGHWAPDRELHGGDFRGASPRFQGDNLTHNLSLVEQLRRIAEAKGASVAQVAIAWVAARGEDIVPLVGARRRERLAEALGALDIRLDAADLAAIEAAVPAGAAAGDRYAAAQMAHLDSEH, encoded by the coding sequence ATGAGCGCCATCGCCACCCGCCAACTCGGCCGCACCGGCCCGATCACCTCCGCTCTCGGCCTCGGCGCCATGGGCATGTCCGACCTCTACGGGCCGGCCGACGAGGCCGAGAGCATCGCCACCATCCACGCCGCCCTCGACGCCGGCCTCACCCTGATCGACACCGGCGACTTCTACGGCATGGGCCACAACGAGCTGCTGATCCACGACGCACTGCGCGGCCGTGACCGCGAGTCGGTCCAGATCAGCGTCAAGTTCGGTGCCCAGCGCGGCCCGGACGGCGCCTGGGTCGGCTACGACGCCAGCCCCGCCGCCACCAAGACCGCCCTCGCCTACACGCTGCGCCGCCTGCGCACCGAGTACGTCGACATCTACCGCCCGGCCCGGCTGGACCCGAACGTTCCGATCGAGGAGACCGTCGGCGCCATCGCCGAGCTGGTGAAGGCCGGCTACGTGCGCCACATCGGCCTCTCCGAGGTCAGCGCCGCCACGCTGCGCCGGGCCGCCGCCGTGCACCCGATCAGCGACCTGCAGATCGAGTACTCCTTGATCTCCCGCAGCCTGGAGGCCGAGGTCCTGCCCACCGCCCGCGAACTGGGCATCGGCATCACCGCCTACGGCGTCCTCTCCCGCGGCCTGCTCAGCGGCCACTGGGCGCCGGACCGCGAGCTGCACGGCGGCGACTTCCGCGGCGCCAGCCCGCGCTTCCAGGGCGACAACCTGACCCACAACCTCTCCCTGGTGGAGCAGCTGCGCCGGATCGCCGAGGCGAAGGGCGCCAGCGTCGCGCAGGTCGCGATCGCCTGGGTGGCCGCGCGCGGCGAGGACATCGTGCCGCTGGTCGGCGCCCGCCGCCGCGAGCGGCTCGCCGAGGCGCTCGGCGCCCTGGACATCCGGCTGGACGCGGCCGACCTGGCGGCCATCGAGGCGGCCGTCCCGGCTGGTGCCGCCGCCGGCGACAGGTACGCTGCCGCACAGATGGCCCACCTGGACAGCGAGCACTGA
- a CDS encoding TetR family transcriptional regulator, with translation MTTDSTLTPEQILSAAEDVLRRFGPTKATVVDIARTLGVSHGSVYRHFPSKAALREAVTQRWLDQAHDALQAITAETGPAGERLHRWLTTLFAAKRKKALDDPELFATYLTLVGEHSGTVAAHLETLTGQIAHIIQDGIWQGEFSAVPVQSTARSVFLATAHFHDPVHAAEWADVRRSDADFEALWALLKAGLTGTWGKPAAGGRKPGRTPAK, from the coding sequence GTGACCACCGATAGCACTCTCACCCCCGAGCAGATCCTGAGCGCGGCGGAGGACGTCCTGCGGCGGTTCGGCCCGACCAAGGCCACCGTGGTGGACATCGCCCGCACCCTCGGCGTCAGCCACGGCAGCGTGTACCGCCACTTCCCCAGCAAGGCGGCGCTGCGCGAGGCCGTCACCCAGCGCTGGCTCGACCAGGCGCACGACGCCCTGCAGGCGATCACGGCGGAGACCGGCCCGGCCGGCGAGCGGCTGCACCGCTGGCTGACCACCCTCTTCGCGGCCAAGCGGAAGAAGGCGCTGGACGACCCCGAGCTGTTCGCCACCTACCTCACCCTGGTCGGCGAGCACAGCGGCACCGTCGCGGCCCACCTGGAGACGCTCACCGGGCAGATCGCGCACATCATCCAGGACGGCATCTGGCAGGGCGAGTTCAGTGCGGTGCCGGTGCAGAGCACGGCCCGTTCGGTCTTCCTGGCCACCGCGCACTTCCACGACCCGGTGCACGCGGCCGAGTGGGCCGACGTGCGCCGCTCCGACGCGGACTTCGAAGCGCTCTGGGCGCTGCTCAAGGCCGGTCTGACCGGTACCTGGGGCAAGCCGGCCGCCGGGGGCCGGAAGCCGGGGCGAACCCCCGCGAAGTGA